A genomic region of Gossypium hirsutum isolate 1008001.06 chromosome D01, Gossypium_hirsutum_v2.1, whole genome shotgun sequence contains the following coding sequences:
- the LOC107922134 gene encoding transcription initiation factor TFIID subunit 4b isoform X3, with amino-acid sequence MDPSIVKFFEEDEDESMHSGADVEAFQAALNRDIEGDASTSQPPDSDTVLSQGSNRVSSQSLAQWPTVGQDGNANFQHQQPVQIAQQRSSEMEQKQQGVLVMGSLQQPNDVPQGVNRLPPQQKQSQDDHQQGVAEQVSAQVPLMAGIQTTERRPIPREPERTNIQDSESQYAKLQKMSNQQAGGTEQPNNQVNRGKQVPFAVLLPSLLPQLDKDRAMQLHTLYGKLKKNEIAKDGFVRHMRDIVGDQMLRLAVNKLQVQMSSNQVPLQSQVAARPNTPRMPSVGGATQFGGPHTLAQLHQKGPNSPANSSHPSPPAVLMQTNSSYLSIENKVQKSQEMDCQPDSHFGLLGSRNPSSSSTTVNQERDRASIPVQGINMQQQHLNFAQTSFGMYGSSNYHTYSGSNVSNSGSCLKPQPHESQIIQIPHHQSMGSNPVGGATQTMNMMGGPKFERQNSTNDPNRLQGGTISHFSSNSVSWQASSSKELNPGPLSSMTFVKQESVDQVAEQQHGLYLSATHGSSTAIVEEGNAVSATPKDEFLEKQSSRVGFSTPTSMAPPNLLSPSITTQMDSNLPNPSVPATAGVNGKAPQKKPCASQKKPLEALGSSPPLSSKKQKVSGGFSDQSIEQLNDVTAVSGVNLREEEEQLFSGPKDESRISEASRRIVQEEEERVILQKIPLQKKLAEIMAKSGLKNISNDVERCVSLCVEERMHGLLCNLIRLSKQRVDVEKPRHQTHVISDVQQHIMIMNRNAREEWEKKQAEAEKLRKLNDPEAETTADDDKEKDDGRVKVVKTNKEEDDKMRATAANVAARAAVGGDDMLSKWQLMAEQARQKRDGGTDSLSGCQAGKDVNCRPLSASGKNTTDYQESENRGSLSPPASDLCSSNANKPQKKPFQFNQGMSHYNLY; translated from the exons ATGGACCCTTCCATAGTTAAGTTCTTTGAAGAAGATGAG GACGAGTCCATGCATTCGGGAGCTGACGTTGAGGCGTTCCAGGCCGCCTTGAATCGAGATATTGAAGGCGATGCATCCACTTCTCAGCCACCTGATTCAGATACCG TTTTGTCTCAAGGAAGCAATCGAGTTTCTAGTCAGTCACTTGCACAATGGCCAACCGTGGGGCAAGACGGAAACGCTAACTTTCAACACCAACAACCTGTTCAAATTGCACAGCAGCGATCATCCGAAATGGAGCAAAAGCAACAGGGAGTTCTTGTTATGGGGAGCCTACAACAGCCAAATGATGTTCCGCAAGGAGTTAATCGTCTACCACCACAACAAAAGCAATCCCAGGACGATCATCAACAAGGAGTAGCTGAACAGGTTTCTGCTCAGGTTCCTCTAATGGCTGGGATTCAGACTACTGAACGAAGGCCAATCCCACGTGAACCGGAGAGAACCAATATTCAAGACAGTGAATCACAATATGCAAAATTACAGAAGATGAGTAATCAACAGGCTGGTGGCACAGAGCAGCCAAATAATCAAGTAAATCGAGGAAAACAAGTTCCATTTGCTGTGCTGTTGCCGTCCTTACTGCCCCAACTCGATAAAGACAGAGCGATGCAGCTTCACACCCTTTACGGTAAACTAAAG AAAAACGAAATTGCAAAAGATGGATTTGTCAGGCACATGAGAGATATTGTAGGAGACCAGATGTTGAGGTTGGCCGTTAATAAGTTACAAGTTCAG ATGAGTTCCAACCAAGTCCCACTACAGTCCCAGGTTGCAGCAAGGCCTAATACTCCACGAATGCCATCAGTTGGTGGTGCCACACAGTTTGGTGGTCCACATACATTGGCTCAGCTGCACCAAAAAGGCCCTAATTCTCCTGCCAATTCATCTCATCCCTCTCCTCCAGCGGTCCTCATGCAGactaattcaagttatttatccATTGAAAACAAGGTTCAGAAGTCTCAAGAGATGGATTGTCAACCGGATTCTCACTTTGGATTGCTAGGAAGTCGAAATCCTTCGTCCAGTTCAACCACTGTGAATCAAGAAAGAGATCGTGCTTCAATTCCAGTACAAGGAATTAACATGCAGCAGCAACATCTGAATTTCGCACAAACTTCTTTTGGTATGTACGGGAGTAGTAATTATCACACATACTCTGGATCAAATGTTAGTAATTCAGGTTCTTGTCTAAAGCCGCAACCTCATGAGTCACAAATTATACAAATTCCACATCATCAAAGCATGGGATCAAACCCTGTAGGAGGAGCAACCCAGACAATGAACATGATGGGTGGGCCTAAGTTTGAGAGGCAAAACTCAACTAATGACCCAAATAGATTGCAGGGTGGAACTATTTCTCACTTTTCAAGCAATTCTGTTTCCTGGCAAGCCTCATCAAGTAAGGAGCTGAATCCTGGCCCTTTGTCATCTATGACATTTGTGAAACAGGAATCTGTTGATCAAGTTGCAGAGCAGCAGCATGGACTTTATTTGTCTGCAACCCATGGATCATCTACTGCTATAGTTGAAGAGGGAAATGCGGTTAGCGCCACTCCCAAGGATGAATTTTTAGAGAAGCAGTCTTCTAGAGTTGGCTTCTCAACACCTACTAGTATGGCACCTCCTAACTTGCTTTCTCCTTCCATCACAACACAAATGGATTCTAATCTCCCG AATCCATCTGTGCCTGCCACGGCTGGGGTCAATGGAAAAGCACCTCAAAAAAAGCCCTGTGCTAGCCAGAAAAAGCCGCTTGAAGCTCTTGGTTCTTCACCACCACTGTCAAG TAAGAAGCAAAAGGTATCTGGAGGCTTTTCAGATCAGAGCATTGAACAACTGAATGATGTAACTGCTGTCAGTGGAGTGAATCTCAGG GAAGAGGAGGAGCAACTGTTTTCCGGCCCCAAGGATGAGAGTCGAATTTCAGAAGCATCGAGAAGGATTGTtcaagaggaagaagaaagagttatTTTGCAGAAAATCCCTTTGCAGAAGAAACTGGCTGAAATTA TGGCTAAAAGTGGTTTGAAGAATATAAGCAATGATGTTGAACGATGCGTGTCCCTG TGTGTCGAGGAAAGAATGCATGGGCTCCTATGCAATTTAATCAGACTATCAAAACAG CGGGTTGATGTTGAGAAGCCTAGGCACCAGACACACGTCATCTCAGATGTTCAACAGCATATTATGATTATGAATCGGAATGCTAGGGAAGAATGGGAGAAAAAACAAGCTGAGGCAGAGAAGCTGCGGAAACTTAATGAT CCTGAGGCTGAGACTACAGCTGATGATGACAAGGAGAAAGATGACGGTCGAGTAAAAGTAGTAAAG ACAAACAAGGAGGAGGATGACAAGATGAGGGCCACTGCTGCAAATGTTGCTGCACGGGCTGCTGTTGGAGGGGATGACATGCTGTCAAAATGGCAACTTATGGCCGAACAAGCTCGCCAGAAACGCGATGGTGGAACGGATTCGCTATCTGGTTGTCAAGCAGGTAAAGATGTGAACTGCAGGCCTCTATCTGCATCTGGAAAAAATACAACGGACTATCAAGAATCGGAGAACAGGGGATCACTCAGTCCTCCTGCATCTG ATTTGTGTTCTTCAAATGcaaataaaccccaaaaaaaaccTTTCCAATTCAATCAAG
- the LOC107922134 gene encoding transcription initiation factor TFIID subunit 4b isoform X4: MDPSIVKFFEEDEDESMHSGADVEAFQAALNRDIEGDASTSQPPDSDTVLSQGSNRVSSQSLAQWPTVGQDGNANFQHQQPVQIAQQRSSEMEQKQQGVLVMGSLQQPNDVPQGVNRLPPQQKQSQDDHQQGVAEQVSAQVPLMAGIQTTERRPIPREPERTNIQDSESQYAKLQKMSNQQAGGTEQPNNQVNRGKQVPFAVLLPSLLPQLDKDRAMQLHTLYGKLKKNEIAKDGFVRHMRDIVGDQMLRLAVNKLQVQMSSNQVPLQSQVAARPNTPRMPSVGGATQFGGPHTLAQLHQKGPNSPANSSHPSPPAVLMQTNSSYLSIENKVQKSQEMDCQPDSHFGLLGSRNPSSSSTTVNQERDRASIPVQGINMQQQHLNFAQTSFGMYGSSNYHTYSGSNVSNSGSCLKPQPHESQIIQIPHHQSMGSNPVGGATQTMNMMGGPKFERQNSTNDPNRLQGGTISHFSSNSVSWQASSSKELNPGPLSSMTFVKQESVDQVAEQQHGLYLSATHGSSTAIVEEGNAVSATPKDEFLEKQSSRVGFSTPTSMAPPNLLSPSITTQMDSNLPNPSVPATAGVNGKAPQKKPCASQKKPLEALGSSPPLSSKKQKVSGGFSDQSIEQLNDVTAVSGVNLREEEEQLFSGPKDESRISEASRRIVQEEEERVILQKIPLQKKLAEIMAKSGLKNISNDVERCVSLCVEERMHGLLCNLIRLSKQRVDVEKPRHQTHVISDVQQHIMIMNRNAREEWEKKQAEAEKLRKLNDPEAETTADDDKEKDDGRVKVVKTNKEEDDKMRATAANVAARAAVGGDDMLSKWQLMAEQARQKRDGGTDSLSGCQAGKDVNCRPLSASGKNTTDYQESENRGSLSPPASGEDGFCCVLSICFVSFNRVK; the protein is encoded by the exons ATGGACCCTTCCATAGTTAAGTTCTTTGAAGAAGATGAG GACGAGTCCATGCATTCGGGAGCTGACGTTGAGGCGTTCCAGGCCGCCTTGAATCGAGATATTGAAGGCGATGCATCCACTTCTCAGCCACCTGATTCAGATACCG TTTTGTCTCAAGGAAGCAATCGAGTTTCTAGTCAGTCACTTGCACAATGGCCAACCGTGGGGCAAGACGGAAACGCTAACTTTCAACACCAACAACCTGTTCAAATTGCACAGCAGCGATCATCCGAAATGGAGCAAAAGCAACAGGGAGTTCTTGTTATGGGGAGCCTACAACAGCCAAATGATGTTCCGCAAGGAGTTAATCGTCTACCACCACAACAAAAGCAATCCCAGGACGATCATCAACAAGGAGTAGCTGAACAGGTTTCTGCTCAGGTTCCTCTAATGGCTGGGATTCAGACTACTGAACGAAGGCCAATCCCACGTGAACCGGAGAGAACCAATATTCAAGACAGTGAATCACAATATGCAAAATTACAGAAGATGAGTAATCAACAGGCTGGTGGCACAGAGCAGCCAAATAATCAAGTAAATCGAGGAAAACAAGTTCCATTTGCTGTGCTGTTGCCGTCCTTACTGCCCCAACTCGATAAAGACAGAGCGATGCAGCTTCACACCCTTTACGGTAAACTAAAG AAAAACGAAATTGCAAAAGATGGATTTGTCAGGCACATGAGAGATATTGTAGGAGACCAGATGTTGAGGTTGGCCGTTAATAAGTTACAAGTTCAG ATGAGTTCCAACCAAGTCCCACTACAGTCCCAGGTTGCAGCAAGGCCTAATACTCCACGAATGCCATCAGTTGGTGGTGCCACACAGTTTGGTGGTCCACATACATTGGCTCAGCTGCACCAAAAAGGCCCTAATTCTCCTGCCAATTCATCTCATCCCTCTCCTCCAGCGGTCCTCATGCAGactaattcaagttatttatccATTGAAAACAAGGTTCAGAAGTCTCAAGAGATGGATTGTCAACCGGATTCTCACTTTGGATTGCTAGGAAGTCGAAATCCTTCGTCCAGTTCAACCACTGTGAATCAAGAAAGAGATCGTGCTTCAATTCCAGTACAAGGAATTAACATGCAGCAGCAACATCTGAATTTCGCACAAACTTCTTTTGGTATGTACGGGAGTAGTAATTATCACACATACTCTGGATCAAATGTTAGTAATTCAGGTTCTTGTCTAAAGCCGCAACCTCATGAGTCACAAATTATACAAATTCCACATCATCAAAGCATGGGATCAAACCCTGTAGGAGGAGCAACCCAGACAATGAACATGATGGGTGGGCCTAAGTTTGAGAGGCAAAACTCAACTAATGACCCAAATAGATTGCAGGGTGGAACTATTTCTCACTTTTCAAGCAATTCTGTTTCCTGGCAAGCCTCATCAAGTAAGGAGCTGAATCCTGGCCCTTTGTCATCTATGACATTTGTGAAACAGGAATCTGTTGATCAAGTTGCAGAGCAGCAGCATGGACTTTATTTGTCTGCAACCCATGGATCATCTACTGCTATAGTTGAAGAGGGAAATGCGGTTAGCGCCACTCCCAAGGATGAATTTTTAGAGAAGCAGTCTTCTAGAGTTGGCTTCTCAACACCTACTAGTATGGCACCTCCTAACTTGCTTTCTCCTTCCATCACAACACAAATGGATTCTAATCTCCCG AATCCATCTGTGCCTGCCACGGCTGGGGTCAATGGAAAAGCACCTCAAAAAAAGCCCTGTGCTAGCCAGAAAAAGCCGCTTGAAGCTCTTGGTTCTTCACCACCACTGTCAAG TAAGAAGCAAAAGGTATCTGGAGGCTTTTCAGATCAGAGCATTGAACAACTGAATGATGTAACTGCTGTCAGTGGAGTGAATCTCAGG GAAGAGGAGGAGCAACTGTTTTCCGGCCCCAAGGATGAGAGTCGAATTTCAGAAGCATCGAGAAGGATTGTtcaagaggaagaagaaagagttatTTTGCAGAAAATCCCTTTGCAGAAGAAACTGGCTGAAATTA TGGCTAAAAGTGGTTTGAAGAATATAAGCAATGATGTTGAACGATGCGTGTCCCTG TGTGTCGAGGAAAGAATGCATGGGCTCCTATGCAATTTAATCAGACTATCAAAACAG CGGGTTGATGTTGAGAAGCCTAGGCACCAGACACACGTCATCTCAGATGTTCAACAGCATATTATGATTATGAATCGGAATGCTAGGGAAGAATGGGAGAAAAAACAAGCTGAGGCAGAGAAGCTGCGGAAACTTAATGAT CCTGAGGCTGAGACTACAGCTGATGATGACAAGGAGAAAGATGACGGTCGAGTAAAAGTAGTAAAG ACAAACAAGGAGGAGGATGACAAGATGAGGGCCACTGCTGCAAATGTTGCTGCACGGGCTGCTGTTGGAGGGGATGACATGCTGTCAAAATGGCAACTTATGGCCGAACAAGCTCGCCAGAAACGCGATGGTGGAACGGATTCGCTATCTGGTTGTCAAGCAGGTAAAGATGTGAACTGCAGGCCTCTATCTGCATCTGGAAAAAATACAACGGACTATCAAGAATCGGAGAACAGGGGATCACTCAGTCCTCCTGCATCTG GGGAGGATGGTTTCTGTTGTGTCCTCTCTATTTGCTTTGTTTCTTTCAATAGGGTCAAGTAG
- the LOC107922134 gene encoding transcription initiation factor TFIID subunit 4b isoform X1, with amino-acid sequence MDPSIVKFFEEDEDESMHSGADVEAFQAALNRDIEGDASTSQPPDSDTVLSQGSNRVSSQSLAQWPTVGQDGNANFQHQQPVQIAQQRSSEMEQKQQGVLVMGSLQQPNDVPQGVNRLPPQQKQSQDDHQQGVAEQVSAQVPLMAGIQTTERRPIPREPERTNIQDSESQYAKLQKMSNQQAGGTEQPNNQVNRGKQVPFAVLLPSLLPQLDKDRAMQLHTLYGKLKKNEIAKDGFVRHMRDIVGDQMLRLAVNKLQVQMSSNQVPLQSQVAARPNTPRMPSVGGATQFGGPHTLAQLHQKGPNSPANSSHPSPPAVLMQTNSSYLSIENKVQKSQEMDCQPDSHFGLLGSRNPSSSSTTVNQERDRASIPVQGINMQQQHLNFAQTSFGMYGSSNYHTYSGSNVSNSGSCLKPQPHESQIIQIPHHQSMGSNPVGGATQTMNMMGGPKFERQNSTNDPNRLQGGTISHFSSNSVSWQASSSKELNPGPLSSMTFVKQESVDQVAEQQHGLYLSATHGSSTAIVEEGNAVSATPKDEFLEKQSSRVGFSTPTSMAPPNLLSPSITTQMDSNLPNPSVPATAGVNGKAPQKKPCASQKKPLEALGSSPPLSSKKQKVSGGFSDQSIEQLNDVTAVSGVNLREEEEQLFSGPKDESRISEASRRIVQEEEERVILQKIPLQKKLAEIMAKSGLKNISNDVERCVSLCVEERMHGLLCNLIRLSKQRVDVEKPRHQTHVISDVQQHIMIMNRNAREEWEKKQAEAEKLRKLNDPEAETTADDDKEKDDGRVKVVKTNKEEDDKMRATAANVAARAAVGGDDMLSKWQLMAEQARQKRDGGTDSLSGCQAGKDVNCRPLSASGKNTTDYQESENRGSLSPPASGSSRKSGRNQGVSTHTRVARSISVKDVIAVLEREPQMSKSTLIYRLYEKTRSEAAAE; translated from the exons ATGGACCCTTCCATAGTTAAGTTCTTTGAAGAAGATGAG GACGAGTCCATGCATTCGGGAGCTGACGTTGAGGCGTTCCAGGCCGCCTTGAATCGAGATATTGAAGGCGATGCATCCACTTCTCAGCCACCTGATTCAGATACCG TTTTGTCTCAAGGAAGCAATCGAGTTTCTAGTCAGTCACTTGCACAATGGCCAACCGTGGGGCAAGACGGAAACGCTAACTTTCAACACCAACAACCTGTTCAAATTGCACAGCAGCGATCATCCGAAATGGAGCAAAAGCAACAGGGAGTTCTTGTTATGGGGAGCCTACAACAGCCAAATGATGTTCCGCAAGGAGTTAATCGTCTACCACCACAACAAAAGCAATCCCAGGACGATCATCAACAAGGAGTAGCTGAACAGGTTTCTGCTCAGGTTCCTCTAATGGCTGGGATTCAGACTACTGAACGAAGGCCAATCCCACGTGAACCGGAGAGAACCAATATTCAAGACAGTGAATCACAATATGCAAAATTACAGAAGATGAGTAATCAACAGGCTGGTGGCACAGAGCAGCCAAATAATCAAGTAAATCGAGGAAAACAAGTTCCATTTGCTGTGCTGTTGCCGTCCTTACTGCCCCAACTCGATAAAGACAGAGCGATGCAGCTTCACACCCTTTACGGTAAACTAAAG AAAAACGAAATTGCAAAAGATGGATTTGTCAGGCACATGAGAGATATTGTAGGAGACCAGATGTTGAGGTTGGCCGTTAATAAGTTACAAGTTCAG ATGAGTTCCAACCAAGTCCCACTACAGTCCCAGGTTGCAGCAAGGCCTAATACTCCACGAATGCCATCAGTTGGTGGTGCCACACAGTTTGGTGGTCCACATACATTGGCTCAGCTGCACCAAAAAGGCCCTAATTCTCCTGCCAATTCATCTCATCCCTCTCCTCCAGCGGTCCTCATGCAGactaattcaagttatttatccATTGAAAACAAGGTTCAGAAGTCTCAAGAGATGGATTGTCAACCGGATTCTCACTTTGGATTGCTAGGAAGTCGAAATCCTTCGTCCAGTTCAACCACTGTGAATCAAGAAAGAGATCGTGCTTCAATTCCAGTACAAGGAATTAACATGCAGCAGCAACATCTGAATTTCGCACAAACTTCTTTTGGTATGTACGGGAGTAGTAATTATCACACATACTCTGGATCAAATGTTAGTAATTCAGGTTCTTGTCTAAAGCCGCAACCTCATGAGTCACAAATTATACAAATTCCACATCATCAAAGCATGGGATCAAACCCTGTAGGAGGAGCAACCCAGACAATGAACATGATGGGTGGGCCTAAGTTTGAGAGGCAAAACTCAACTAATGACCCAAATAGATTGCAGGGTGGAACTATTTCTCACTTTTCAAGCAATTCTGTTTCCTGGCAAGCCTCATCAAGTAAGGAGCTGAATCCTGGCCCTTTGTCATCTATGACATTTGTGAAACAGGAATCTGTTGATCAAGTTGCAGAGCAGCAGCATGGACTTTATTTGTCTGCAACCCATGGATCATCTACTGCTATAGTTGAAGAGGGAAATGCGGTTAGCGCCACTCCCAAGGATGAATTTTTAGAGAAGCAGTCTTCTAGAGTTGGCTTCTCAACACCTACTAGTATGGCACCTCCTAACTTGCTTTCTCCTTCCATCACAACACAAATGGATTCTAATCTCCCG AATCCATCTGTGCCTGCCACGGCTGGGGTCAATGGAAAAGCACCTCAAAAAAAGCCCTGTGCTAGCCAGAAAAAGCCGCTTGAAGCTCTTGGTTCTTCACCACCACTGTCAAG TAAGAAGCAAAAGGTATCTGGAGGCTTTTCAGATCAGAGCATTGAACAACTGAATGATGTAACTGCTGTCAGTGGAGTGAATCTCAGG GAAGAGGAGGAGCAACTGTTTTCCGGCCCCAAGGATGAGAGTCGAATTTCAGAAGCATCGAGAAGGATTGTtcaagaggaagaagaaagagttatTTTGCAGAAAATCCCTTTGCAGAAGAAACTGGCTGAAATTA TGGCTAAAAGTGGTTTGAAGAATATAAGCAATGATGTTGAACGATGCGTGTCCCTG TGTGTCGAGGAAAGAATGCATGGGCTCCTATGCAATTTAATCAGACTATCAAAACAG CGGGTTGATGTTGAGAAGCCTAGGCACCAGACACACGTCATCTCAGATGTTCAACAGCATATTATGATTATGAATCGGAATGCTAGGGAAGAATGGGAGAAAAAACAAGCTGAGGCAGAGAAGCTGCGGAAACTTAATGAT CCTGAGGCTGAGACTACAGCTGATGATGACAAGGAGAAAGATGACGGTCGAGTAAAAGTAGTAAAG ACAAACAAGGAGGAGGATGACAAGATGAGGGCCACTGCTGCAAATGTTGCTGCACGGGCTGCTGTTGGAGGGGATGACATGCTGTCAAAATGGCAACTTATGGCCGAACAAGCTCGCCAGAAACGCGATGGTGGAACGGATTCGCTATCTGGTTGTCAAGCAGGTAAAGATGTGAACTGCAGGCCTCTATCTGCATCTGGAAAAAATACAACGGACTATCAAGAATCGGAGAACAGGGGATCACTCAGTCCTCCTGCATCTG GGTCAAGTAGGAAATCTGGGCGCAACCAAGGTGTCTCAACCCATACTAGAGTGGCTCGTAGTATTTCTGTTAAGGATGTGATTGCAGTTCTGGAAAGAGAACCCCAAATGTCTAAGTCTACACTTATCTATCGCCTGTATGAAAAAACCCGTTCCGAGGCAGCAGCTGAGTGA